From the Micromonospora lupini genome, one window contains:
- a CDS encoding LLM class flavin-dependent oxidoreductase encodes MKFGINLFPTVGPQDKPAAQYFEESLRLAELADELGFHHVKTVEHYFSPYGGYSPDPVTFLAAAAARTRRIRLVTGAVLPAFTHPVKLAGKLAMLDGISGGRLDVGFGRAFLPDEFQAFGVPLDESRARFDEGVDACKLLWSTEQAVWDGRFYRFGPVTLLPRPVQQPHPRILVATAKSAESAEAAGRNGYGVMLVPSINSREQVQDVLALYRKAAAAGGFTPTDEDVHMSYNAFLADDADEAQRLGRQYADQSHGALAAAVSSWAHTRSSDYPGYEKIVERVGKGNFDRQVADRKALVGSPEQVVAAVETIRDWFGEVTLSLQVVSGNVPYERAARSLRLFAEHVLPRF; translated from the coding sequence ATGAAGTTCGGCATCAACCTCTTCCCGACCGTCGGTCCGCAGGACAAGCCCGCCGCCCAGTACTTCGAGGAGAGCCTGCGCCTGGCGGAACTGGCCGACGAACTGGGCTTCCACCACGTCAAGACGGTCGAGCACTACTTCTCCCCGTACGGTGGGTACAGCCCCGACCCGGTCACGTTCCTGGCGGCCGCGGCAGCCAGGACCAGGCGGATTCGTCTGGTCACCGGTGCGGTGCTGCCCGCGTTCACCCATCCGGTGAAACTCGCCGGGAAGCTGGCGATGCTCGACGGCATCTCCGGTGGCCGGCTCGACGTCGGGTTCGGTCGGGCGTTCCTGCCGGACGAGTTCCAGGCCTTCGGCGTACCGCTGGATGAGAGTCGGGCCCGTTTCGACGAGGGTGTGGACGCGTGCAAGCTGCTCTGGTCCACCGAGCAGGCGGTGTGGGACGGCCGGTTCTACCGGTTCGGTCCGGTCACCCTGTTGCCGCGGCCGGTCCAGCAGCCGCATCCGCGGATCCTGGTGGCCACGGCCAAGTCGGCGGAGTCGGCCGAGGCAGCCGGCCGCAACGGGTACGGCGTCATGCTCGTTCCCTCGATCAACTCCCGGGAGCAGGTGCAGGACGTCCTCGCGCTGTACCGCAAGGCCGCCGCGGCCGGTGGCTTCACGCCGACCGACGAGGACGTGCACATGAGCTACAACGCGTTCCTGGCCGACGACGCCGACGAGGCACAGCGGCTCGGCCGCCAGTACGCCGATCAGTCGCACGGAGCGCTCGCCGCTGCCGTCTCGTCCTGGGCGCACACCCGAAGCAGCGACTATCCCGGCTACGAGAAGATCGTCGAGCGGGTCGGCAAGGGCAACTTCGACAGGCAGGTGGCTGACCGCAAGGCTCTGGTCGGCTCGCCCGAGCAGGTCGTCGCCGCGGTGGAGACCATCCGCGACTGGTTCGGTGAGGTGACCCTGAGCCTGCAGGTGGTCTCCGGCAACGTCCCGTACGAGCGGGCCGCCAGATCGCTGCGCCTGTTCGCCGAGCACGTGCTGCCCAGGTTCTGA
- a CDS encoding ketoacyl-ACP synthase III family protein: MRIGGIHVAGVAAHIPGRVLTADAVSAGSCAGRLAAQTGVDSVAVSADESAPDMAVRAAELALKRSGHTAHEVALLLHACVYHQGHDIWAPASYVQRMAVGNRCPALEVRQLSNGGLGALDLAVAYLSAAPDRTAALLTTGDRFTAPGFDRWNSDPGTVYGDAGTALLLSRDGGFARLLSLATVSEPELEGLHRGDDPFGAVPLAQRQPVDLDVVKKAFVARTGVSYSISRVVAGQAEALSRALAQAGLEFADVDRFVLPHFGLRRLTSSYLRPWGLRPEKTTWSWARTVGHLGAGDQFSGLAHLVESRQVHPGEHVLLAGVGAGYSWTCAVLRIDEVPDWAV; this comes from the coding sequence ATGCGCATCGGTGGAATCCACGTGGCCGGTGTGGCCGCGCACATCCCGGGCCGGGTACTGACGGCCGACGCGGTAAGCGCCGGCAGTTGCGCGGGGCGACTGGCCGCGCAGACCGGGGTGGACTCGGTCGCCGTGTCGGCCGACGAGTCCGCTCCGGACATGGCGGTCCGGGCCGCCGAGCTGGCGTTGAAGCGCTCCGGGCACACCGCGCACGAGGTGGCGTTGCTGCTGCACGCCTGCGTCTACCACCAGGGGCACGACATCTGGGCGCCGGCGTCGTACGTGCAGCGGATGGCCGTCGGTAACCGCTGTCCGGCTCTGGAGGTGCGGCAACTGTCGAACGGCGGCCTCGGCGCGCTCGACCTGGCGGTGGCGTATCTGAGCGCGGCGCCGGACCGGACCGCGGCGCTGCTCACCACCGGAGACCGGTTCACCGCACCCGGTTTCGACCGCTGGAACAGTGACCCCGGCACGGTCTACGGCGACGCGGGCACCGCCCTGCTGCTGTCCCGGGACGGCGGCTTCGCCCGGCTGTTGAGCCTGGCCACTGTCTCCGAGCCGGAGTTGGAGGGGCTGCACCGCGGCGACGATCCGTTCGGCGCCGTGCCGCTGGCCCAGCGACAGCCGGTGGACCTGGACGTGGTCAAGAAGGCGTTCGTCGCGCGGACCGGGGTGTCGTACAGCATCAGTCGTGTGGTGGCCGGGCAGGCGGAGGCGCTGAGCCGGGCCCTCGCGCAGGCGGGGTTGGAGTTCGCGGACGTGGACCGGTTCGTGTTGCCGCACTTCGGGTTGCGCAGGTTGACCTCGTCGTACCTGCGGCCGTGGGGACTGCGGCCGGAGAAGACCACCTGGTCCTGGGCCCGGACCGTGGGCCACCTCGGTGCGGGTGACCAGTTCAGCGGTCTGGCGCACCTGGTGGAGTCCCGGCAGGTCCACCCCGGCGAACATGTGCTGCTCGCCGGGGTGGGGGCAGGGTACTCGTGGACCTGCGCGGTGTTGCGGATCGACGAGGTCCCGGACTGGGCGGTGTGA
- a CDS encoding nuclear transport factor 2 family protein gives MTTTQPTGSTAHTVDAGTYAEILQFYARHFQLLDEGRAEQWSQQFTEDGEFGQNVKPEPRRGRTAIAASMRRGIDRLAESGLTRRHWYGNVIAEPDGDDAVRTRYYATVFETPPGGGAARVYLSTTAEDLLQRQDGEWFVRRRHIVHDGT, from the coding sequence ATGACGACGACTCAGCCGACCGGCAGCACCGCGCACACCGTCGACGCGGGAACGTACGCCGAAATCCTGCAGTTCTACGCCCGCCATTTCCAGCTGTTGGACGAGGGCCGGGCCGAACAGTGGTCCCAGCAGTTCACCGAGGACGGCGAGTTCGGGCAGAACGTCAAACCCGAGCCGCGTCGGGGCCGTACCGCGATCGCCGCGTCGATGCGGCGCGGCATCGACCGCCTGGCCGAGTCGGGGCTCACCCGACGGCACTGGTACGGCAACGTGATCGCCGAGCCGGATGGTGACGACGCGGTGCGGACCCGCTACTACGCGACCGTCTTCGAGACGCCGCCCGGTGGTGGTGCGGCCCGGGTCTACCTGAGCACCACCGCCGAGGACCTGCTGCAACGACAGGACGGCGAGTGGTTCGTCCGCCGCCGGCACATCGTGCACGACGGAACCTAG
- a CDS encoding SDR family NAD(P)-dependent oxidoreductase → MVLKGKVAVVTGGTAGLGQVVARVLADAGATVVSAARGASDAVGQFPVDVTDRTSVDALFSAVQERHGGLDILVANAGINHPGPLATLPPEQWDEVLATNLTGVLNCVRAAVPLLRAAGDGRIVTVSSLLGRRPIAGGGAYGVSKAALETLTRVLAAELAVDGITVNAVAPGVVDEGMGRAILGNDRLWNRLRGSLATERPGTGAEVARAILFLASPDSSYVNGHVLNVDGGLNF, encoded by the coding sequence ATGGTCCTCAAAGGCAAGGTCGCGGTCGTGACCGGCGGCACCGCCGGTCTGGGGCAGGTCGTCGCCCGAGTGCTCGCCGACGCCGGCGCCACAGTGGTGTCGGCGGCACGTGGCGCGTCGGACGCCGTCGGCCAGTTCCCGGTCGACGTCACCGACCGGACCTCGGTCGATGCGCTCTTCTCCGCCGTGCAGGAGCGTCACGGCGGACTGGACATCCTGGTCGCGAACGCCGGCATCAACCACCCGGGGCCCCTCGCGACGCTGCCCCCGGAGCAGTGGGACGAGGTGCTGGCCACCAATCTGACCGGCGTGCTGAACTGCGTACGGGCCGCCGTCCCGCTGCTGCGGGCCGCCGGCGACGGGCGGATCGTCACGGTGTCCTCGCTGCTGGGGCGTCGGCCGATCGCCGGTGGCGGGGCCTACGGCGTCTCCAAGGCCGCCCTGGAGACCCTGACCCGTGTGCTCGCCGCGGAGCTGGCCGTCGATGGCATCACCGTCAACGCTGTCGCGCCCGGGGTGGTCGACGAGGGCATGGGACGAGCGATCCTCGGCAACGACCGGCTGTGGAACCGGCTACGCGGCTCGCTCGCCACCGAGCGACCCGGAACCGGCGCCGAGGTCGCCCGGGCGATCCTCTTCCTGGCCTCACCGGACAGTTCCTACGTCAACGGTCATGTCCTGAACGTCGACGGCGGGCTGAACTTCTAG
- a CDS encoding amino acid ABC transporter ATP-binding protein: MSTAAEELAVATGEPRTMVRLIQISKAFGDVAVLDRVDLTVPAGTVTCVVGPSGSGKSTLLRCVNRLERPDSGAVLIDGQPVGLIRRGNRVIEAPPRLLARHRTAVGMVFQALNLFPHLTVLENIVEAPVAVQGASRADARARARELLQRVGLAHKERSYPRELSGGEQQRVAIARALALRPKVMLFDEPTSALDPELVGEVLSVVRDLAAGGMTMLIVTHELRFAAEVADEIVFIDRGRIVEQGPPATMLGSPREERTARFFATIQQR, translated from the coding sequence GTGAGCACCGCCGCCGAGGAACTGGCAGTGGCGACCGGTGAACCGCGCACCATGGTTCGGCTCATCCAGATCAGCAAGGCGTTCGGCGACGTGGCCGTTCTCGACCGCGTGGACCTGACCGTTCCGGCCGGCACTGTCACCTGTGTGGTCGGACCGTCCGGCTCGGGCAAGAGCACCCTGCTGCGCTGCGTCAACCGCCTCGAACGGCCCGACTCCGGCGCCGTCCTGATCGACGGGCAGCCGGTCGGGCTGATCCGGCGCGGCAACCGGGTGATCGAGGCCCCACCGCGTCTGCTCGCCCGGCACCGGACAGCCGTGGGGATGGTGTTCCAGGCGCTGAACCTCTTTCCGCATCTGACGGTCCTGGAGAACATCGTCGAAGCTCCGGTCGCGGTGCAGGGGGCGAGCCGCGCCGATGCCCGGGCCCGGGCCCGGGAACTCCTGCAACGAGTCGGTCTGGCCCACAAGGAGCGGTCGTATCCCCGCGAGTTGTCCGGCGGCGAACAACAACGCGTCGCGATCGCCAGGGCACTCGCTCTGCGTCCGAAGGTGATGCTCTTCGACGAGCCGACAAGCGCGCTCGACCCGGAACTGGTCGGCGAGGTGCTGTCGGTCGTACGCGACCTCGCCGCCGGCGGCATGACGATGCTCATCGTCACCCACGAGCTGCGCTTCGCCGCCGAGGTCGCCGACGAGATCGTCTTCATCGACCGCGGCCGGATCGTCGAACAGGGACCGCCCGCCACGATGCTCGGCAGTCCGCGGGAGGAGCGGACCGCCCGATTCTTCGCCACCATCCAGCAACGTTGA
- a CDS encoding AfsR/SARP family transcriptional regulator — protein MYLDVLGGLRIGPAGGDAGPTAPKQRQLLGLLALRAGATVPVTTCVRELWDDHPPRSAATTLQTYVMHLRRVLAQAEAPARLLTGERGYLLRIDPEQTDLGVVREWARRGDQHAAAGRPAHAAHDWQQALTLWRGPVLADVRVGPVAEEIIGHLDQWRLLLIDRYLEAELRCGRHRQVVAAATTLAGRHPLREPIHASLMTALYRSGRQADAVLVYQRLCAALGRELGVEPSAAVQRLHRAVRSGAAWLESPADPTTEPPVPTFRRPTLVPAPSSGVS, from the coding sequence ATGTACCTCGACGTGCTCGGTGGACTGCGAATCGGCCCGGCCGGCGGTGATGCGGGCCCGACCGCGCCCAAGCAGCGGCAGCTACTCGGTCTGCTCGCGTTACGGGCGGGCGCGACAGTGCCGGTGACGACCTGCGTGCGGGAGTTGTGGGACGACCACCCGCCACGCAGCGCCGCCACCACGCTGCAGACGTACGTCATGCATCTGCGCCGGGTGCTGGCCCAGGCGGAGGCGCCGGCGCGGCTGCTCACCGGTGAGCGCGGCTATCTGCTGCGGATCGACCCGGAGCAGACCGATCTGGGTGTGGTCCGCGAGTGGGCTCGCCGAGGCGACCAGCACGCCGCGGCCGGGAGACCGGCGCACGCCGCACACGACTGGCAGCAGGCGCTGACGCTGTGGCGGGGCCCGGTCCTCGCCGACGTACGGGTCGGTCCGGTGGCCGAGGAGATCATCGGGCACCTCGACCAGTGGCGGCTGCTGCTGATCGACAGGTACCTGGAAGCGGAGCTGCGTTGTGGCCGGCACCGGCAGGTGGTGGCCGCGGCGACGACTCTCGCCGGTCGGCATCCGCTGCGCGAGCCGATTCACGCCAGCCTGATGACCGCGCTCTACCGCAGTGGGCGGCAGGCTGACGCCGTCCTGGTCTACCAGCGGCTCTGCGCCGCGCTGGGGCGTGAACTCGGGGTCGAGCCCTCGGCGGCGGTGCAGCGGTTGCACCGTGCCGTGCGATCCGGTGCGGCCTGGCTCGAGTCGCCCGCCGACCCGACCACGGAGCCGCCGGTCCCCACGTTCCGCCGCCCCACTCTCGTGCCCGCGCCGTCGTCCGGCGTGTCCTGA
- a CDS encoding phosphotransferase family protein: MPVPVQRDPDLTRARLAGWLRDKRGVSDVAVGPLTVPRTAGFSAEILLCDARWVEDGRQRVAPLAVRVAPVGHRIFPDLRWPEQVGVQMALARTDVPVAPVLGFEPDPGVLGAPFVVMSRITGEVPADLPSYHREGWLASASPQRQRAAWFAALSAMGRLHRLDPADLGATPAPSGDLAFYAGQLEYFGAAGNDAARTALAWLQAHQPPAPQTPSPLWGDARLGNIVFAGDRPAALLDWEMTDVGRPESDLAWFLHMDRFLSDGIGAPRLPGLPARAETEEFYARLLGRPLAHLAYYEVHAAFRFCVITARVVRLLEETGVLPPGSDFPLHRNATALLRRRLAESGLDLSSTGVAGL, encoded by the coding sequence GTGCCCGTACCCGTCCAGCGCGACCCCGACCTGACCCGGGCCCGGTTGGCCGGCTGGCTCCGCGACAAGCGTGGCGTCAGCGACGTCGCCGTAGGTCCGTTGACCGTCCCGAGGACCGCCGGATTCTCCGCCGAGATCCTGCTCTGCGACGCCAGGTGGGTGGAGGACGGACGCCAACGAGTCGCGCCGCTCGCCGTCCGGGTTGCGCCGGTCGGGCACCGGATCTTCCCCGATCTGCGCTGGCCGGAACAGGTCGGCGTGCAGATGGCGCTGGCCCGGACCGACGTCCCGGTCGCGCCGGTGCTCGGGTTCGAGCCCGATCCGGGCGTACTCGGGGCGCCGTTCGTGGTGATGAGCCGGATCACCGGTGAGGTCCCGGCGGACCTGCCGTCGTACCACCGGGAGGGCTGGCTGGCCTCGGCCTCGCCGCAGCGGCAGCGGGCGGCGTGGTTCGCCGCCCTGTCCGCGATGGGGCGGTTGCACCGGCTCGACCCGGCGGACCTGGGGGCGACCCCCGCGCCCTCCGGCGACCTGGCGTTCTACGCCGGGCAGCTGGAGTACTTCGGCGCCGCGGGCAACGACGCCGCCCGGACCGCGCTGGCCTGGCTGCAGGCCCACCAGCCACCGGCGCCGCAGACACCCAGCCCGCTGTGGGGAGACGCCCGGCTCGGCAACATCGTGTTCGCCGGTGACCGCCCGGCCGCCCTGCTGGACTGGGAGATGACCGACGTCGGTCGCCCGGAGAGCGACCTGGCCTGGTTCCTGCACATGGACCGGTTCCTCAGCGACGGCATCGGCGCTCCCCGGCTGCCCGGCCTGCCGGCCCGCGCCGAGACCGAGGAGTTCTACGCCCGGCTCCTCGGCCGGCCGCTGGCCCATCTCGCCTACTACGAGGTCCACGCCGCCTTCCGGTTCTGTGTCATCACCGCCCGGGTCGTGCGGCTGCTCGAGGAGACCGGCGTCCTGCCACCGGGATCGGACTTTCCGCTGCACCGCAACGCGACAGCGCTGTTGCGCCGCCGGCTCGCCGAGAGCGGTCTCGATCTCTCCAGTACGGGTGTAGCAGGCCTCTAG
- a CDS encoding ABC transporter substrate-binding protein, whose amino-acid sequence MPHSRIRRAAVGAVGLLLLSGCLHAAPASSIQEAPKNLGAEDVVSAVQADPALKELLPAEIRQSGVLTVGSAVGTPPIAFHPQDGGPPRGIDIDVADAVARKLGLTVKRDQVSGASLLTGLTAGRFAVGTANFSVTEERKKVLDFTTYLTDGTGILVRDDSSLTEVKDLAQLCGSSIGTGVGSTFENDLRRQQDKCAQAGKQPYRVSTYSDAAAHFLALREGHVDVLVSSASVLRYAAAQQPGLRLAGQLDRRDVGLATNRGAGLAEPLRAAIDALVAEGTYQKILAKWHLEEAGIQHSAVNPSAA is encoded by the coding sequence GTGCCCCATAGCCGTATTCGCCGGGCGGCCGTCGGCGCCGTCGGGCTGCTTCTGCTGTCGGGATGCCTGCACGCGGCACCGGCCAGCAGCATCCAGGAAGCACCGAAGAACCTCGGCGCCGAGGACGTCGTCTCCGCCGTCCAGGCCGACCCGGCTCTGAAGGAGCTGCTTCCGGCGGAGATCCGCCAGTCCGGGGTGCTTACCGTGGGCTCGGCCGTCGGAACCCCGCCGATCGCCTTCCACCCGCAGGACGGCGGGCCACCGCGCGGCATCGACATCGACGTCGCCGACGCGGTAGCCAGGAAACTCGGCCTGACCGTCAAGCGTGACCAGGTCAGTGGCGCATCGCTGCTGACCGGGCTCACCGCCGGCCGCTTCGCCGTCGGCACGGCCAACTTCTCCGTCACCGAGGAGCGCAAGAAGGTCCTCGACTTCACCACGTACCTGACCGACGGGACGGGCATCCTGGTCCGCGACGACAGCTCCCTCACCGAGGTCAAGGATCTGGCGCAGCTCTGTGGATCCTCGATCGGCACCGGTGTGGGCAGCACCTTCGAGAACGACCTACGCCGGCAGCAGGACAAGTGCGCCCAGGCCGGTAAGCAGCCCTACCGGGTCAGCACCTACAGCGACGCGGCCGCGCACTTCCTGGCACTGCGCGAGGGGCACGTCGACGTGCTGGTCAGCTCCGCGAGCGTGCTGCGGTACGCCGCCGCCCAACAGCCGGGCCTGCGCCTCGCCGGCCAACTCGACCGCCGCGACGTCGGACTCGCCACGAACAGGGGCGCCGGCCTGGCGGAACCGTTGCGCGCCGCGATCGATGCACTCGTCGCCGAGGGCACCTACCAGAAGATCCTGGCCAAGTGGCACCTGGAGGAGGCCGGGATCCAGCACTCGGCGGTCAACCCGTCGGCGGCCTGA
- a CDS encoding acyltransferase domain-containing protein: MSEQRRAVRVALLFPGQGAQRPGMATGLYRGDSDFRRHVDEVFALWGPEGAAIRADWLAADPVVPPDDLRRSQPLLFAVGWGLGRSVLDRGVVPTALLGHSVGEVVAATLAGVLSLPDAVRVLRDRITHLAEAPRGGMLAVAATPEQVQPYLDGAVVLAAVNGPRQVLLAGPDEPLTRAAQLLREAGVTCQSARSTVAFHSPAIAAEAARAEPLLRTLPLRPPRLPLYSCYTGARMTSAVATDPQYWARQPVAPVWFAAALDAVCATEPAVLLEAGAPHGLTALARRHPAVRRGGSTALAALPVRAGSREDDLGAFAAALAAVATPASRTPRPALEPRV, encoded by the coding sequence ATGTCTGAGCAGAGAAGAGCCGTACGGGTGGCGCTCCTGTTTCCCGGTCAGGGCGCGCAGCGACCTGGCATGGCCACCGGCCTGTACCGCGGCGACAGCGATTTCCGCCGCCACGTGGACGAGGTGTTCGCCCTGTGGGGGCCCGAGGGCGCCGCTATCCGGGCGGACTGGCTCGCCGCCGATCCGGTCGTACCGCCCGACGACCTCCGCCGCTCCCAGCCGTTGCTGTTCGCGGTCGGCTGGGGGCTCGGCCGGAGCGTTCTCGACCGTGGCGTGGTGCCGACGGCTCTGCTCGGGCACAGCGTCGGCGAGGTCGTGGCGGCGACCCTCGCCGGTGTGCTGAGCCTGCCGGACGCCGTCCGCGTACTCCGGGACCGGATCACCCATCTCGCCGAGGCGCCGCGCGGTGGCATGCTCGCGGTGGCCGCGACCCCCGAGCAGGTGCAGCCCTACCTCGATGGAGCAGTGGTGCTCGCCGCGGTCAACGGTCCACGGCAGGTGCTGCTCGCCGGCCCCGACGAGCCCCTCACACGAGCCGCGCAGCTCTTGCGGGAAGCCGGCGTCACCTGCCAGTCGGCCCGTTCCACTGTGGCGTTCCACAGTCCTGCCATCGCCGCGGAGGCCGCCCGCGCCGAACCGCTGCTGCGCACGTTGCCGTTGCGGCCTCCGCGACTGCCCCTGTACTCCTGTTACACGGGCGCCCGGATGACCTCGGCGGTGGCTACCGACCCGCAGTACTGGGCCCGACAGCCGGTCGCGCCGGTCTGGTTCGCCGCCGCGCTCGACGCGGTCTGCGCCACCGAGCCGGCCGTGCTCCTCGAGGCCGGCGCACCACACGGGCTCACCGCGCTCGCCCGACGTCATCCAGCGGTACGACGAGGCGGGTCCACGGCCCTGGCCGCGCTGCCCGTCCGAGCCGGGAGCCGCGAGGACGACCTGGGCGCCTTCGCCGCGGCCCTGGCCGCCGTTGCCACACCCGCTTCCAGGACGCCTCGACCGGCACTTGAGCCCCGGGTGTGA
- a CDS encoding AfsR/SARP family transcriptional regulator produces the protein MRFTVLGPLGMEPGQLPSAPKQRQLLALLLLHADTVVTVDDCVDELWGEQPPMSAHSTLQTYVMNLRKVLRSAKGGDRISTRERGYALRVEPGELDLEDFHRIAATGSEAFAAGRYPEAARLLRSALDMWRGPALVDVQVGSIVRARLEGLHEVRLAVHEERVEADLRVGRHRELLSELRVLVRRYPTHENLRAQLALALYRSGRITEALAALRQFRSTLAERFGLEPSRRLRGLEQAILRAEPALDLPVDRGPSHLLVS, from the coding sequence ATGCGGTTCACGGTGCTGGGTCCGTTGGGAATGGAGCCGGGGCAACTGCCCAGCGCTCCGAAGCAGCGGCAACTGTTGGCCCTGCTGCTCCTGCACGCCGACACCGTCGTCACCGTCGACGACTGTGTGGACGAGTTGTGGGGTGAGCAGCCGCCCATGAGTGCACACTCGACATTACAGACGTACGTCATGAACCTCCGGAAAGTCCTGCGGTCCGCCAAGGGTGGCGACCGGATCAGCACCCGGGAGCGCGGGTACGCCCTGCGCGTGGAGCCCGGTGAGCTCGATCTGGAGGACTTTCACCGGATCGCGGCCACCGGCAGCGAGGCCTTCGCCGCCGGCCGGTACCCAGAAGCGGCCCGGCTGTTGCGGTCGGCGCTGGACATGTGGCGCGGACCAGCCCTGGTCGACGTTCAGGTGGGCTCGATCGTACGGGCCCGGTTGGAAGGGCTGCACGAAGTCCGTCTCGCCGTACACGAGGAGCGCGTGGAGGCCGATCTGCGTGTCGGACGGCACCGGGAACTGCTCAGTGAGCTGCGGGTCCTGGTGCGCCGCTATCCGACCCACGAGAACCTCCGCGCTCAGCTCGCGCTCGCGTTGTACCGCAGCGGCCGGATCACCGAGGCGCTGGCTGCCCTGCGGCAGTTCCGCAGCACGCTCGCCGAGCGGTTCGGGTTGGAGCCGTCCCGGCGGCTGCGGGGTCTGGAGCAGGCCATCCTACGAGCCGAGCCGGCCCTGGACCTGCCCGTCGACCGTGGCCCGAGCCACCTGCTCGTCAGCTGA
- a CDS encoding MBL fold metallo-hydrolase — MTTTPFGRLLPLAPAVFAYIQPPGGWCVGNAGIIVGTERVVVVDTAATRARAQALLACVHRLAPGRPHIVVNTHHHGDHVFGNCVFPREAEIVAHETARSEMARTGLAMRDLWPQADFSGIDLRLPTRTLRDRLTLDPGGTRVELMHVGPAHTTNDVVVWLPQPRVLFAGDVAFSGRTPFVLMGSVAGSLRALASLRALRPQVVVSGHGEVAGPEVLDATEAYLRWLRREAAHGVGAGIPPLEAARRAADNPFRGLPEPERLVANLHRAYAEERGEPAGVYLPSRPVTDEMVQLHGGPLSTSV; from the coding sequence ATGACCACCACACCGTTCGGCCGGCTCCTGCCGTTGGCCCCCGCGGTGTTCGCCTACATCCAGCCGCCGGGCGGCTGGTGCGTCGGCAACGCCGGCATCATCGTCGGCACCGAGCGGGTCGTGGTGGTGGACACCGCCGCGACCCGGGCCCGAGCGCAGGCGCTGCTGGCGTGCGTGCACCGGCTGGCGCCGGGCCGCCCGCACATCGTGGTGAACACCCATCACCACGGCGACCACGTCTTCGGCAACTGCGTCTTTCCCCGCGAGGCCGAGATCGTGGCTCACGAGACCGCCCGTTCCGAGATGGCCCGGACGGGGCTGGCGATGCGCGACCTGTGGCCGCAGGCCGACTTCTCCGGCATCGACCTGAGGCTGCCGACCCGTACGCTGCGGGACCGGCTGACTCTGGATCCCGGCGGCACACGTGTCGAGCTGATGCACGTCGGGCCGGCCCACACGACAAACGACGTGGTGGTGTGGCTGCCGCAGCCGCGCGTGCTGTTCGCCGGTGACGTGGCATTCTCCGGGCGTACGCCGTTCGTACTCATGGGTTCGGTCGCCGGATCGCTGCGCGCGCTGGCTTCGCTGCGCGCCCTGCGCCCCCAGGTGGTGGTGTCCGGGCACGGCGAGGTCGCGGGGCCGGAGGTGCTCGACGCCACCGAGGCGTACCTGCGGTGGCTGCGCCGCGAGGCGGCCCACGGCGTCGGTGCGGGGATCCCCCCGCTGGAGGCCGCCCGTCGGGCGGCCGACAACCCCTTCCGCGGCCTGCCGGAACCGGAACGGTTGGTGGCCAACCTGCATCGGGCGTACGCCGAGGAACGCGGTGAGCCGGCGGGCGTGTATCTGCCGTCCCGGCCGGTCACCGACGAGATGGTCCAGCTCCACGGCGGCCCGCTCAGCACATCGGTTTGA
- a CDS encoding amino acid ABC transporter permease has translation MSTPTAVLADSYADARPARRPLRWVAGVAGLVLLLLALVSMAGNPAFEWDVVGQYLTADVVLDGLRVTLLLTAIALIGGFALGTVLAVMRLSGSRLLQAISWGYTWLFRSVPILVQLLFWYNISLVYPRLTVGVPFGPTILDLPTRGLINGFAAAVIGLTLHEAAHAAEIVRAGLLSVERSQTEAAQALGLSRPRTLWRIVLPQAMRAIVPPAANQAAALLKGTSVVSVIAGQDLLFSVQLIYNRNYLVIPLLLVATLWYLFFTTLLSVVQYLLERFFGRGSGRAGPAGPRLSLLAGEDR, from the coding sequence GTGTCCACCCCGACGGCCGTCCTGGCCGACAGTTACGCCGACGCCCGGCCCGCGCGACGTCCCCTGCGCTGGGTCGCGGGCGTGGCCGGGTTGGTGCTGCTCCTGCTCGCGCTGGTGAGCATGGCGGGCAACCCGGCCTTCGAGTGGGATGTGGTGGGGCAGTACCTCACCGCCGACGTCGTCCTTGACGGCCTGCGGGTCACCCTGTTGTTGACCGCCATCGCCCTGATCGGGGGGTTCGCCCTCGGAACGGTGCTGGCTGTCATGCGGCTGTCCGGGAGCCGCCTGCTGCAGGCGATCAGCTGGGGTTACACGTGGCTGTTCCGGTCCGTCCCGATCCTGGTCCAGCTGCTGTTCTGGTACAACATCTCGCTTGTCTACCCACGGCTGACGGTGGGGGTGCCCTTCGGCCCGACGATCCTGGACCTGCCCACCCGCGGCCTGATCAACGGGTTCGCGGCGGCGGTCATCGGCCTGACCCTGCACGAGGCCGCACACGCCGCCGAGATCGTCCGGGCCGGGCTGCTGTCGGTCGAGAGGTCGCAGACCGAAGCGGCTCAGGCCCTCGGCCTCTCCCGTCCGCGCACCCTGTGGCGCATCGTGCTGCCGCAGGCGATGCGGGCCATCGTTCCGCCGGCCGCCAACCAGGCCGCGGCGCTGCTGAAGGGAACCTCGGTGGTCAGCGTCATCGCCGGACAGGACCTGCTCTTCTCCGTCCAGCTCATCTACAACCGTAACTACCTCGTGATTCCGCTGCTGCTCGTGGCGACCCTCTGGTACCTGTTCTTCACCACCCTGCTCAGCGTGGTCCAGTACCTCCTGGAGCGGTTCTTCGGGCGGGGCAGCGGTCGGGCCGGCCCGGCGGGACCACGCCTGTCGCTCCTCGCCGGGGAGGACCGGTGA